A section of the Halichoerus grypus chromosome 11, mHalGry1.hap1.1, whole genome shotgun sequence genome encodes:
- the CSRP3 gene encoding cysteine and glycine-rich protein 3, whose translation MPNWGGGAKCGACEKTVYHAEEIQCNGRSFHKTCFHCMACRKALDSTTVAAHESEIYCKICYGRRYGPKGIGYGQGAGCLSTDTGEHLGLQFQQSPKPARSATTSNPSKFTGKFGESEKCPRCGKSVYAAEKVMGGGKPWHKTCFRCAICGKSLESTNVTDKDGELYCKVCYAKNFGPTGIGFGGLTQQVEKKE comes from the exons ATGCCAAACTGGGGCGGAGGAGCAAAATGTGGAGCCTGCGAAAAGACAGTCTACCACGCAGAAGAAATCCAGTGCAATGGAAGGAGTTTCCACAAGACCTGCTTCCACTGCA TGGCCTGCAGGAAGGCTCTCGACAGCACCACGGTGGCAGCTCACGAGTCGGAGATCTACTGTAAGATCTGCTACGGGCGCAGGTATGGCCCCAAGGGGATCGGGTACGGACAAGGCGCCGGCTGCCTCAGCACGGACACAGGAGAACATCTGGGCCTCCAGTTCCAACA GTCCCCAAAGCCTGCACGCTCAGCCACCACCAGCAACCCTTCCAAGTTCACCGGAAAATTTGGAGAGTCAGAGAAGTGCCCCCGATGTGGGAAGTCAGTCTACGCTGCTGAGAAGGTGATGGGAGGGGGCAAG CCTTGGCACAAGACCTGTTTTCGCTGCGCCATCTGTGGGAAGAGTCTAGAGTCCACGAACGTCACTGACAAAGATGGGGAACTTTACTGCAAAG TTTGCTACGCCAAAAATTTTGGCCCTACAGGTATTGGGTTTGGAGGCCTAACACAACAAGTGGAGAAGAAAGAGTGA